Proteins encoded in a region of the Scyliorhinus torazame isolate Kashiwa2021f chromosome 1, sScyTor2.1, whole genome shotgun sequence genome:
- the LOC140416410 gene encoding probable G-protein coupled receptor 139, whose product MKLATIEQAAFIYYHFLAIFGVPANFLTIVVLSRGGCGLSKGITLYLVGMTTMDLLVIIFNVIIYYILWYYFPDSPLHYTSIRSVSVVINFMAVDCSVWLTVAFTVDRFVLICCQELREKYCREKTAAMVLVTVCVVFCFKNIPLYFVFEPVSIINNVEWGAHFKPTYFTFPGWVTYDWLDTVFNPLLPYFLIIFLNALTVRHIVMANRTRRALQGQRNSKNSDDPEMQSRRKSIILLFSISGTFIVLWMPYVVFFLISRITGGLYDPDQYSDPLIIADYTGEMFQLLSSCTNTCIYALAQTKFREKLRNAIMYPFTVIIKYVKYGNSSFVELY is encoded by the coding sequence CTAATTTCCTGACAATTGTGGTCCTGTCCCGAGGAGGCTGTGGTCTATCCAAAGGGATCACTCTTTACCTGGTGGGTATGACAACAATGGATCTGCTGGTCATTATTTTCAATGTGATAATCTATTACATACTTTGGTATTATTTCCCAGACTCACCTCTACACTACACATCCATTAGAAGTGTCAGTGTGGTTATCAACTTTATGGCTGTTGACTGCTCTGTCTGGTTAACTGTGGCTTTCACTGTCGATCGCTTTGTCCTCATTTGCTGTCAAGAACTGAGAGAGAAGTATTGCAGGGAGAAAACTGCAGCTATGGTTCTAGTGACCGtgtgtgttgtgttctgcttcaaAAACATCCCCCTGTATTTTGTTTTTGAACCTGTCTCTATAATTAACAATGTGGAGTGGGGAGCTCATTTCAAACCAACTTACTTCACTTTTCCAGGATGGGTCACTTACGACTGGCTTGACACAGTTTTCAACCCCTTGTTGCCGTACTTTCTGATTATATTTCTCAACGCTCTGACTGTTAGACACATTGTGATGGCTAATCGAACCCGCAGAGCACTGCAAGGTCAACGCAACAGCAAGAACAGCGATGATCCAGAGATGcagagccgaaggaaatccatcattttactcttctccaTTTCTGGTACTTTCATCGTGCTGTGGATGCCTTATGTTGTATTTTTCCTCATCTCCAGAATTACAGGCGGCCTTTATGATCCAGATCAATACTCGGATCCCTTAATTATCGCAGACTACACCGGAGAGATGTTCCAACTGCTGAGCTCCTGTACAAACACGTGTATTTATGCGCTGGCCCAGACTAAATTCAGAGAGAAGTTGAGAAATGCAATAATGTATCCATTTACTGTGATTATTAAATATGTCAAATATGGCAACTCATCATTTGTTGAGCTCTACTGA